From a single Glycine soja cultivar W05 chromosome 19, ASM419377v2, whole genome shotgun sequence genomic region:
- the LOC114398382 gene encoding fatty-acid-binding protein 1-like, which yields MSSMLRFPFSFPQPRRPQFPRPFTAFAAAVAGASAAVVAVSSSDRSFLRNALNSFFSSDLSMPLWGSLSLADSGVSVVESKTGTSFPSVLDSSQKLCGIGLRKKSILGLKNIDVYAFGVYADDEDIKRHLSEKYGKLSASELQGSKEFTEDLMESDISMTIRLQIVYGRLSIRSVRSAFEESVGSRLQKFGGSDNKELLQSFTSQFKDEFKIPRGSVIHLSRDKGHVLRTSIDGQEVGSIQSKLLCKSILDLYFGEEPFDKQAKEEIELNMASYL from the exons ATGTCGTCCATGCTGCGCTTCCCTTTCTCGTTTCCTCAGCCCCGAAGGCCTCAATTCCCTCGCCCATTCACCGCATTCGCCGCCGCCGTTGCCGGAGCCTCCGCCGCCGTCGTGGCCGTCTCCTCCTCCGACCGCTCCTTTCTCCGGAATGCTCTGAATTCCTTCTTCTCTTCTGACCTATCAATGCCTCTCTGGGGTTCACTGAGTTTGGCCGACAGTGGGGTTTCCGTGGTTGAGTCAAAAACCGGAACTTCGTTCCCTTCGGTTTTAGACAGTTCTCAGAAACTCTGCGGAATTGGCTTGCGGAAAAAAAGCATTTTGGGATTGAAGAACATTGATGTATACGCATTTG GTGTTTATGCTGATGATGAGGACATAAAGAGACATCTTTCTGAGAAATATGGGAAGTTGTCTGCGTCTGAATTGCAGGGCAGTAAGGAGTTTACTGAAGATCTTATGGAAAGTGATATTTCCATGACAATTAGACTTCAAATTGTGTATGGGAGATTGAGCATTCGTTCTGTACGTAGTGCATTTGAAGAGTCTGTGGGAAGCAGGCTGCAAAAGTTTGGGGGATCGGATAATAAGGAATTGCTTCAAAG CTTCACTTCACAATTTAAAGATGAATTCAAAATTCCCCGTGGATCTGTAATTCATCTCTCAAGAGACAAGGGCCATGTTCTCCGTACATCAA TTGATGGACAGGAAGTGGGAAGCATCCAGAGTAAACTCCTATGTAAGTCAATTCTAGATTTATATTTTGGTGAGGAACCATTTGACAAACAGGCCAAAGAAGAAATTGAGCTCAACATGGCTTCTTACCTGTAG